CGCCAACGGTTCCATTCATCTCGGCCACATGCTCGAGCATATCCAGGCAGATATTTGGGTCCGTTACCAGCGAATGCGCGGCAATCAGGTTTACTTCATCTGTGCGGACGATGCACACGGTACGCCAATCATGCTGAAAGCTCAGCAGATGGGCGTGGCTCCCGAGCAGATGATTGCTGAGATGAGTCAGGAACATCAGACCGACTTTGCCGGTTTTGACATCAGCTATGACAACTATCACTCCACGCACAGCGATGAGAACCGCGAGCTTTCCGAGCTGATCTATACCCGTCTGAAAGAGAATGGCTTCATCAAGAACCGCACCATTTCTCAGCTGTACGACCCGGAAAAAGGCATGTTCCTGCCGGATCGTTTTGTTAAAGGCACCTGCCCGAAATGTAAGTCGCCTGACCAGTACGGTGACAACTGTGAAGTGTGTGGCGCAACCTACAGCCCGACCGAGCTGATCAATCCTCAGTCCGTGGTATCAGGCGCCACGCCGGTAATGCGTGACTCTGAGCACTTCTTCTTCGACCTGCCTGAGTTCAGTGAAATGCTCAGGGCCTGGACCCGTTCTGGTGCGCTTCAGGAGCAGGTTGCCAATAAGATGCAGGAGTGGTTTGAATCAGGCCTGAATCAGTGGGATATCTCCCGTGATGCGCCTTACTTCGGCTTTGAAATTCCAGGTGCGCCCGGCAAATATTTCTACGTCTGGCTGGATGCGCCTATCGGTTATATGGGCTCGTTCAAGAACCTGTGCGACAAGCGTGGCGACATCAATTTCGATGATTTCTGGAAAAAAGATTCAGACGCCGACCTTTACCACTTCATTGGCAAAGACATCGTCTATTTCCACAGTCTGTTCTGGCCAGCAATGCTGGAAGGCAGCAACTTCCGTAAGCCGACCAACCTGTTCGTGCATGGTTATGTCACGGTTAACGGCGCGAAAATGTCCAAATCGCGCGGCACCTTCATCAAAGCCAGCACCTGGTTACAGCATCTGGATGCCGACAGCCTGCGCTACTACTACGCTGCCAAGCTCTCTTCGCGCATCGACGACATCGACCTGAATCTGGAAGATTTCGTACAGCGCGTGAATGCCGACATCGTTAACAAAGTGGTTAACCTCGCCTCACGTAACGCCGGGTTTATCAACAAGCGCTTCGACGGCAAACTCTCTGCTGAGCTGGCCGATCCTGCGCTGTATAAAACCTTCACCGATGCGTCAGCCAGCATTGGCGAAGCCTGGAGCAGCCGTGAGTTTGGGCGTGCGGTGCGTGAAATCATGGCGCTGGCCGATGTGGCAAACCGCTACGTTGATGAACAAGCTCCCTGGGTGGTGGCAAAACAGGAAGGCCGTGACGCCGACCTGCAGGCTATCTGCTCAATGGGCATCAACATGTTCCGCGTGCTGATGACCTGGCTGAAGCCGGTCCTGCCTTCCCTGACCGAACGCACTGAAGCGTTCCTGAATGTGGAACTGAGCTGGGATGGCATCCAACAGCCGCTGCTCGATCACCCCATCACCGCCTTCAAAGCGCTTTACAGCCGTATTGAGATGGACAAAGTGAATGCGCTGATCGAAGCTTCCAAAGAAGATGCGGCAGTCGCTAACCAGCCCGCCGCTAACGGTTCCGGCACTGATGCGGCAGCGAGTAAAACGGCTGTTGCGGGTGCAGGAAAAGATAAGGCAGCGGGCAAGCCTGCAGCTAACAGTGCAGCAGGTGATGATGCAGTGGCCGACACCATCAACTTTGATGATTTCGCCAAAGTGGATATGCGTGTGGCGCTGATCAAAACGGCGGAACTGGTCGACGGCTCTGACAAATTGCTGCGTCTGGTGCTGGATATGGGCGGTGAGACCCGTCAGATCTTCTCCGGTATCCGCGCTGCTTATCCGGACCCTTCCGTACTGGAAGGCCGTATGACAGTGGTGGTGGCTAACCTGGCTCCCCGCAAGATGCGCTTTGGCGTGTCAGAAGGCATGGTGCTTTCAGCAGGCCCTGGCGGTAAAGACCTGTTTATCCTGGGTGCCGACAGCGGCGCTCAGCCGGGTATGCAGGTCAAATAATCCTGCGTGATGCGGTGACGACTGAAAGGGGCGAAAGAGATTTCGTCCCTTTTTCACATCTGCTTGCTGCATCGGTGTGACCCGTAGCACGTTTTCTCATTTCAACGTATGATTCAGTTTCATTAAACAGGAGCTTATCATGCGCACCGCGCTGTCTGTGGGCTGGCGATACCTTCGCGCCTTTGTGATCATTTACCTCTGCCTTTATGCCGGTAACGGCCTCGCTGCCCTGCTCCCCGTGACCATTCCGGGCAGTATCATTGGCATGCTTATCCTCTTTGTTCTGCTGGCAACGCAAATCCTTCCGGTGAAGTGGGTTAAACCCGGCAGTACGCTGTTGATCCGCTATATGGGCCTGCTGTTTGTGCCGATCAGCGTGGGTATCATGAGTTATACCGACATCCTCACCGCCCAGTTTGGTCCGATTGTCGTCTCCTGTGTCCTCAGCACCTTTGTCGTCCTGATTACCGTCGGGCTGGCTTCCCATAAATTACACAGCCGTCCTCTGGTCGGGCCGGGAGCAAAAGATGAGTGATATCTGGTGGTCGCTACCGCTGACCGTGCTGGTCTTTTTTGCCGCCCGCCGGGTTGCTGCAAAAGTGAAGATCTCACTGGTTAATCCGCTGCTGCTTTCGATGGCGGTTATAATTCCCCTGCTGCTGCTGATCCAGATGCCCTATGCCCGCTATTTCCAGGGCAGTTCGGTGCTTAATCACCTGCTACAACCCTCTGTCGTGGCGCTGGCTATCCCCCTTTATGAGCAGATGAATCAAATCCGCGCCCGCTGGAAATCGATCATTGGCGTCTGCTTTATGGGCAGCATGACGGCGATGATTTCCGGCACCGCAATCGCACTGTGGATGGGCGCTACGCCACAAATCGCCGCCACTATCATGCCAAAATCCGTCACCACACCTATTGCAATGGCGGTTTCCGGGACGCTGGGGGGAATTCCAGCGATAAGCGCCATCTGCGTGCTGATTGCCGGGGTTCTGGGTGCTGTATTCGGGCATATGATTCTGAACCTGCTGAAAATTTCCGGAAAACCTTCCCGCGGATTAGCCATAGGCAACGCTTCCCATGCGCTGGGCACCGCCCGTTGTGCCGAACTGGACTATCAGGAAGGCGCTTACAGCTCGCTGGCGCTGGTGATCTGTGGAATTATCACCTCACTGCTGGCCCCTTTCCTGTTTCCGCTGCTGATGGCCTTCTGGGGATAGCCTGGCCCGGTCTGGGGTTAATTTGCGAGAGATCCCGCATTTTGTAATCAGGTTTCATAAATTGCATTGCTTGCGTGATATCAATCACATATAACCTTGCAACTGACCGCTAAAATTAGCAGCCAAATTTGCCAGAGAGGCCTGATATGCA
This genomic window from Erwinia sp. E_sp_B01_1 contains:
- the metG gene encoding methionine--tRNA ligase gives rise to the protein MTQVAKKILVTCALPYANGSIHLGHMLEHIQADIWVRYQRMRGNQVYFICADDAHGTPIMLKAQQMGVAPEQMIAEMSQEHQTDFAGFDISYDNYHSTHSDENRELSELIYTRLKENGFIKNRTISQLYDPEKGMFLPDRFVKGTCPKCKSPDQYGDNCEVCGATYSPTELINPQSVVSGATPVMRDSEHFFFDLPEFSEMLRAWTRSGALQEQVANKMQEWFESGLNQWDISRDAPYFGFEIPGAPGKYFYVWLDAPIGYMGSFKNLCDKRGDINFDDFWKKDSDADLYHFIGKDIVYFHSLFWPAMLEGSNFRKPTNLFVHGYVTVNGAKMSKSRGTFIKASTWLQHLDADSLRYYYAAKLSSRIDDIDLNLEDFVQRVNADIVNKVVNLASRNAGFINKRFDGKLSAELADPALYKTFTDASASIGEAWSSREFGRAVREIMALADVANRYVDEQAPWVVAKQEGRDADLQAICSMGINMFRVLMTWLKPVLPSLTERTEAFLNVELSWDGIQQPLLDHPITAFKALYSRIEMDKVNALIEASKEDAAVANQPAANGSGTDAAASKTAVAGAGKDKAAGKPAANSAAGDDAVADTINFDDFAKVDMRVALIKTAELVDGSDKLLRLVLDMGGETRQIFSGIRAAYPDPSVLEGRMTVVVANLAPRKMRFGVSEGMVLSAGPGGKDLFILGADSGAQPGMQVK
- a CDS encoding CidA/LrgA family protein, whose protein sequence is MRTALSVGWRYLRAFVIIYLCLYAGNGLAALLPVTIPGSIIGMLILFVLLATQILPVKWVKPGSTLLIRYMGLLFVPISVGIMSYTDILTAQFGPIVVSCVLSTFVVLITVGLASHKLHSRPLVGPGAKDE
- a CDS encoding CidB/LrgB family autolysis modulator — translated: MSDIWWSLPLTVLVFFAARRVAAKVKISLVNPLLLSMAVIIPLLLLIQMPYARYFQGSSVLNHLLQPSVVALAIPLYEQMNQIRARWKSIIGVCFMGSMTAMISGTAIALWMGATPQIAATIMPKSVTTPIAMAVSGTLGGIPAISAICVLIAGVLGAVFGHMILNLLKISGKPSRGLAIGNASHALGTARCAELDYQEGAYSSLALVICGIITSLLAPFLFPLLMAFWG